One genomic window of Terriglobia bacterium includes the following:
- a CDS encoding winged helix-turn-helix domain-containing protein: MNADSRAAAGAARFGVFEADLDACELRKQGVRIRLQDQPFQVLRILLERAGEVVTRDELRQRIWPADTFVDFDHGLNNAVKRLREALGESADVPRYVETVPRRGYRFIATVEMIRPSGNGTEPLKNCAPASAPVLSSSAFPMGLAATLQVSRKRPTLQTWRLAVVAALVLFLALLIALDVARVREQLLKAVGAGRESPQRIQSIAVLPLTNLSGDPAQEYFADGMTEELITDLSQIAALKVISRTSVMRFKKTDKSMPEIARELGADALVEGTVMRSGGRVRITAQLINGTTDKHLWGASFERRAEDVMALQREVARSIAEQIQVTLTPRESGILASARPVSPEAHDAYLAGRFYLSRSIDQELRKGREKSSEEAFQRAVGYFKEAVRDDPGYARAHLGFYEALSSPQVPHLDLLPRAKVEVEKALALDETLVEAHLAKALLLTQYEHDWSWSSAGKEFQRAVELNSNSASAHGGYSDYLLEMGRRDEGQKERGLERQLESDDPTAPNFGSEDQVEQMRDYLDKTKSTDAGWHWYLAKCLEASGRKDDAIREWERTMALSGFPVLADALTDGFANGDFKTALREWVGGLEEEARHRYIPRIVLAMVYVDLGDRDHAFAWLDRAYEERNFLTAYLKQEQAWDPIRSDPRFKDLVRRVGLPP, encoded by the coding sequence ATGAATGCGGACTCTAGAGCTGCGGCGGGGGCGGCGCGGTTCGGCGTGTTCGAGGCTGATCTCGACGCCTGTGAGTTACGTAAGCAGGGAGTTAGAATCCGGCTGCAGGACCAGCCGTTTCAGGTCTTGCGCATTCTTCTGGAACGAGCAGGCGAGGTTGTGACCCGGGACGAACTGCGGCAAAGAATCTGGCCTGCCGACACCTTCGTAGACTTCGACCACGGGCTTAACAACGCTGTCAAGCGGCTGCGCGAAGCTCTGGGCGAGTCGGCTGATGTTCCCCGCTACGTCGAGACTGTGCCCCGGCGTGGATACCGTTTCATCGCGACGGTAGAAATGATCCGACCGTCTGGGAACGGAACCGAGCCGCTTAAGAACTGTGCCCCCGCGTCAGCGCCCGTCCTCTCATCGAGTGCATTCCCAATGGGGCTGGCAGCTACCCTGCAAGTCTCCCGGAAGCGGCCGACCCTGCAAACATGGCGGCTTGCCGTGGTGGCGGCGCTGGTTTTATTCCTGGCGTTATTGATCGCCCTGGATGTAGCTCGCGTGCGGGAGCAATTGTTAAAGGCTGTTGGGGCAGGCCGTGAATCGCCTCAGCGAATCCAGTCCATCGCTGTGCTGCCGTTAACCAATCTTTCAGGCGACCCCGCACAGGAATACTTCGCCGATGGCATGACTGAGGAATTGATCACGGACCTTTCCCAGATCGCAGCCTTGAAGGTGATCTCACGGACTTCAGTGATGCGGTTCAAGAAGACTGATAAGTCCATGCCGGAAATCGCGCGCGAACTCGGGGCGGATGCGCTGGTCGAGGGGACGGTCATGCGATCCGGCGGCCGCGTGCGGATCACCGCCCAGTTAATTAACGGGACCACCGACAAACATCTCTGGGGAGCAAGCTTCGAGCGCCGCGCTGAAGATGTGATGGCCTTGCAACGGGAAGTGGCGCGGTCAATCGCCGAGCAGATCCAGGTGACGTTGACGCCGCGGGAAAGTGGTATTTTGGCCAGCGCGCGGCCGGTAAGTCCGGAAGCTCACGACGCTTATCTTGCAGGTCGCTTTTATTTGAGTAGATCAATCGATCAGGAATTGCGGAAAGGCCGGGAGAAGTCCAGCGAAGAGGCATTCCAAAGAGCCGTCGGGTATTTCAAGGAAGCGGTTCGGGATGACCCCGGCTACGCTCGCGCCCATCTGGGGTTTTATGAGGCTCTGAGCTCACCACAGGTCCCGCACTTGGATCTACTCCCCAGAGCCAAGGTCGAGGTTGAGAAGGCGTTGGCGCTGGATGAGACGCTTGTAGAAGCTCATTTGGCCAAGGCTCTCTTGCTGACACAATATGAGCATGACTGGAGCTGGTCGAGTGCGGGCAAAGAATTCCAACGGGCGGTGGAGCTGAACTCAAACTCTGCATCCGCTCATGGCGGTTATTCCGACTATCTCCTGGAGATGGGGCGGCGGGATGAAGGCCAGAAAGAGAGGGGGTTGGAGCGGCAACTCGAGTCTGATGATCCAACCGCTCCCAATTTCGGCTCTGAGGACCAGGTCGAACAAATGCGGGACTACCTGGACAAGACAAAATCCACAGACGCCGGGTGGCACTGGTATTTGGCGAAGTGTCTGGAAGCCTCTGGGAGAAAGGACGACGCCATTCGGGAATGGGAGAGGACGATGGCCCTGTCTGGCTTTCCCGTGCTTGCCGATGCGCTAACAGACGGGTTCGCCAATGGCGACTTTAAGACCGCCCTTCGCGAATGGGTCGGTGGGCTGGAAGAGGAGGCCAGGCACAGATACATTCCGAGGATAGTGCTGGCGATGGTTTATGTCGACTTGGGCGACCGGGACCATGCTTTCGCCTGGCTAGACAGAGCCTACGAGGAGCGCAATTTCCTGACGGCGTATCTCAAGCAGGAACAAGCCTGGGATCCCATTCGCTCAGACCCGAGATTCAAAGACCTGGTTCGCCGCGTCGGGCTACCGCCTTAA
- a CDS encoding OmpA family protein, which yields MEPKAAPNRKSARAVLIGFVALLLPALAVAGQQQAAPENTLVRRPIKAVGYEVGGGATRVDLAGTRLMPGANGEARIEAKKGVTDIEVAITGLIRPEQLASEFLTYVLWAASPDGRTMNLGEIQASKAGNGQIKATTQFQTFSLFVTAEPYFAVSRPSELIVLENQPGKSTKGKIFEVKDYPLLERGQYEKLGNPLALSLDLKHVPLEMYEARNSVEIAKSRDAEKYAPEIFTKAESSLKMSENLLARKAGRKQIISQARQTVQFSEDARALAVKRQEAERIEQASQAAAAKARAEAEAKAAAQAAEAKRQADEEAQRQAELAAAREAQLKAETEAIAAKEAAARAQAQVLAEKEAAARQDAERARQVAQALRAQLLDQLNAVLETRDTPRGLVVTMADVLFDTGKYNLRPEARERLARLSGIVSSHPGLVLQVEGHTDSVGSDEFNQKLSEQRAEAVRGYLIGQGLAQNTISAVGLGKAMPIADNSTAEGRQKNRRVEIIVSGEVIGAKIGSSHGQSKPDGQSAP from the coding sequence ATGGAACCGAAAGCCGCACCCAATAGGAAAAGTGCTCGTGCGGTTTTGATCGGCTTTGTAGCTTTGTTACTGCCAGCACTGGCCGTCGCGGGCCAGCAGCAGGCTGCACCGGAGAACACGCTGGTTCGAAGGCCCATAAAGGCTGTTGGCTATGAGGTGGGCGGCGGAGCAACCCGAGTTGATCTGGCTGGCACTCGGCTTATGCCAGGCGCCAACGGAGAAGCCAGGATTGAGGCCAAAAAGGGCGTAACAGATATTGAGGTCGCCATCACAGGCCTGATTCGGCCCGAGCAACTCGCCAGCGAATTCCTCACCTATGTCTTGTGGGCTGCGTCACCGGATGGCCGCACCATGAATCTGGGAGAAATCCAGGCCAGCAAGGCCGGGAATGGCCAAATCAAGGCTACCACGCAGTTTCAGACCTTCTCACTGTTTGTCACCGCCGAACCCTATTTTGCGGTCAGTCGCCCCAGTGAACTGATTGTCCTCGAGAACCAGCCTGGTAAATCCACCAAGGGCAAAATCTTTGAAGTTAAGGACTACCCTCTCCTGGAGCGCGGCCAGTATGAGAAACTAGGGAACCCACTGGCACTCTCGCTTGACCTCAAGCACGTCCCGCTGGAGATGTACGAGGCAAGAAACTCCGTGGAGATCGCCAAATCCCGCGACGCAGAAAAGTACGCCCCGGAAATCTTCACTAAGGCAGAGAGCAGCCTGAAAATGTCAGAGAACCTGCTGGCCAGGAAGGCAGGCAGGAAGCAGATCATCTCGCAGGCGAGGCAGACGGTGCAGTTTTCAGAGGACGCTCGCGCCCTGGCCGTAAAGCGCCAGGAAGCCGAGCGGATCGAACAGGCAAGCCAGGCTGCAGCCGCGAAGGCCCGAGCTGAAGCCGAGGCAAAGGCAGCGGCGCAAGCGGCGGAAGCCAAACGCCAGGCCGACGAGGAGGCCCAGCGTCAGGCGGAGCTGGCGGCAGCCAGAGAAGCGCAACTGAAGGCGGAAACCGAAGCCATTGCGGCAAAGGAAGCGGCAGCCCGGGCGCAAGCCCAAGTCTTGGCGGAGAAGGAAGCTGCGGCCCGGCAGGACGCCGAACGCGCCCGACAGGTAGCCCAAGCCCTTCGCGCCCAGTTATTGGACCAACTCAACGCGGTTCTCGAAACCCGCGACACGCCGCGAGGCCTGGTGGTGACCATGGCCGATGTGTTATTCGACACCGGGAAATACAACCTGCGCCCCGAAGCCCGCGAGCGGCTGGCCCGGCTCTCAGGAATCGTGTCATCGCATCCCGGGCTGGTTCTCCAAGTGGAAGGTCATACCGACAGCGTGGGAAGCGATGAATTCAACCAGAAGCTTTCCGAGCAGCGCGCTGAGGCGGTCCGCGGCTATCTCATCGGGCAGGGATTGGCCCAGAACACGATTTCGGCCGTGGGGCTCGGTAAAGCTATGCCGATTGCGGATAACAGCACCGCGGAAGGACGGCAGAAAAACCGCCGAGTGGAAATCATCGTGTCGGGCGAAGTGATTGGGGCGAAGATCGGTAGCAGCCATGGGCAGTCGAAACCCGACGGCCAGAGCGCACCCTAA
- a CDS encoding sugar phosphate isomerase/epimerase family protein: MQRRTFLKNSVLAAGAAFCAQGAEAWGLPAQSFGRFKLGAISDGFSPDLGDALKLMKGYGLSWVEIRAIRGKYNTEATPEEIRRVKQLLGEYQFKCSVVDSALYKCALPGTKPVSAQKDAYPYSGQMDLLKRAAERCHAWGTDKVRGFTFWRVSEPEKIYSRVSEELSKAAEVAHGEGVRLVIENEESCNGGTGHETAAILKKTPASIVGFNWDVGNGYTHGEVSYPDGYDALDKSRIWHLHLKGMQCGPGGKQCHETFADEGVINLAGQLRALARAHYDGTMSLECEFKAPGMTHQQTTERSMQGLLRVVKKALA; encoded by the coding sequence CTGGGGCCTGCCCGCACAATCGTTCGGCAGGTTCAAACTTGGAGCCATCAGCGACGGCTTTTCGCCGGACCTGGGTGACGCCCTGAAGCTCATGAAGGGCTACGGCCTGTCGTGGGTTGAGATTCGCGCCATTCGGGGAAAATACAACACCGAGGCAACGCCGGAAGAGATCAGGCGGGTGAAGCAACTGCTCGGCGAGTATCAGTTCAAATGTTCGGTGGTGGATTCGGCCCTCTACAAGTGCGCGCTGCCGGGAACAAAACCTGTTAGCGCCCAGAAGGATGCCTATCCTTACTCGGGCCAGATGGACCTGCTGAAGCGCGCCGCCGAACGCTGCCACGCCTGGGGAACGGACAAGGTTCGCGGCTTCACCTTCTGGCGCGTATCCGAGCCGGAAAAAATCTATTCGCGCGTTTCCGAAGAGCTGTCGAAGGCCGCGGAGGTGGCCCACGGGGAAGGCGTGCGGCTGGTGATTGAGAATGAAGAATCGTGCAACGGCGGAACCGGGCACGAAACCGCCGCGATTCTCAAAAAGACGCCGGCTTCGATTGTGGGCTTCAACTGGGACGTGGGCAACGGCTACACGCACGGCGAGGTGTCATACCCGGACGGCTATGACGCGCTCGACAAGAGCCGCATCTGGCACCTCCACCTGAAAGGGATGCAGTGCGGCCCGGGCGGCAAGCAGTGCCACGAAACCTTTGCCGACGAGGGCGTCATCAATCTCGCGGGCCAGTTGCGGGCGCTCGCTCGTGCCCACTACGACGGAACCATGTCGCTGGAATGCGAGTTCAAGGCCCCCGGCATGACCCACCAGCAGACCACCGAGCGTTCCATGCAAGGCCTGCTGCGAGTGGTCAAGAAAGCCCTGGCGTAG
- a CDS encoding transposase: MRTTNAIERCFVEVRRRTRPMVCFVNVESLDRIIYAIFNGINEKSQWKNRTLHLFTQAA; the protein is encoded by the coding sequence CTGCGCACCACCAACGCCATCGAGCGCTGCTTTGTGGAAGTCCGTCGCCGCACCCGGCCCATGGTCTGCTTCGTCAACGTCGAAAGCCTCGACCGCATCATCTATGCCATCTTCAATGGAATAAATGAGAAGTCTCAATGGAAAAACCGCACCCTCCACCTTTTTACACAAGCAGCTTGA
- a CDS encoding FG-GAP-like repeat-containing protein, whose amino-acid sequence MKGSGRYHSISICLLVSTAVLFWLFCRPPVAAAVEFSNAISYAAGINPVAIVTGDFNGDGKPDLAVVNAGDGTTTNPGNVSILLGKGDGTFQAAVNYPAGQSPNSIAVGDFNGDGKLDLAVANQGIALQAIDGTVSILLGKGDGTFQAAVDYTAGKIPYSIAAGDFNGDGKPDLAVVNAANSQTATPIDGDLSILLGIGDGTFQPAVDYQPCPSPVSVLLADLNHDGNLDVIALDQSTAAPSGVLLGNGDGTFQSPLPFSAGGQGVLGDFNRDGKLDLALRVDLLLGNGDGTFQPEVTIDLGVFSTVAVATDINGDGKLDLVGWYTAFCFDRTNCTPGVYPAILLGRGDGTFSRLTDTFPGAIVGVKAAADFNGDNLPDLVGIDGSSGKVNILLNASPTSTKVDLALGMSPSNNTLAAGTNQTFRISVLNEGPIDATGVTVTDMLPAELTFVSAKASQGSCQGTSSISCDLGSLLSPGSAMVTITATVNAPGTGNTITNQASVSATESDSNLANNSASAVTNILDFQMSVSATSLTVAAGASASATVSVVPVGGFNQAATLACTGAPSNATCEISPASLALDGSDMASATLTVKTTARSSALPFGGTKPFVFTKPLLIFWATFLMLLLLVACNARDPWRRSAARGLMFATVALLVVTWAACGGGNNTVGSGGPPPEVSTLTITATAGSFTQRATVTLTIK is encoded by the coding sequence ATGAAGGGCAGCGGCCGCTACCACTCAATTTCAATTTGTCTATTGGTTTCCACAGCCGTGCTGTTTTGGCTGTTCTGTCGTCCGCCTGTGGCGGCAGCAGTCGAATTCAGCAATGCGATTAGCTATGCTGCGGGAATTAACCCGGTTGCCATAGTCACAGGCGACTTTAATGGCGACGGCAAGCCGGACCTGGCGGTCGTGAACGCTGGCGACGGGACAACCACCAACCCGGGCAACGTGAGCATCCTGCTCGGCAAGGGCGATGGCACCTTCCAGGCCGCCGTGAACTACCCTGCCGGCCAAAGCCCAAATTCGATTGCGGTCGGCGACTTCAACGGCGACGGCAAGCTCGACTTGGCTGTCGCTAACCAGGGCATCGCGCTTCAAGCAATAGACGGCACCGTCAGCATCCTCTTGGGCAAGGGCGATGGCACGTTCCAGGCCGCCGTAGACTACACTGCGGGAAAGATTCCATACTCAATTGCGGCTGGCGACTTCAATGGTGACGGCAAGCCCGATCTGGCGGTGGTCAATGCCGCTAACTCCCAGACCGCCACGCCCATCGATGGCGATCTGAGTATCTTGCTGGGCATTGGGGACGGAACCTTCCAGCCAGCCGTGGACTATCAGCCCTGCCCGTCGCCGGTGTCGGTCCTCCTTGCCGATCTCAATCACGACGGAAATCTGGACGTGATCGCGCTGGATCAATCAACCGCTGCCCCCTCAGGAGTTTTGCTGGGTAACGGAGATGGCACTTTCCAGTCGCCCCTGCCCTTCAGTGCAGGAGGGCAGGGCGTGCTGGGCGACTTCAATCGCGACGGCAAATTGGACCTGGCGCTCAGGGTGGATCTTCTCCTGGGCAACGGCGATGGTACCTTTCAGCCGGAAGTCACAATCGACCTAGGCGTTTTCTCAACCGTCGCGGTGGCCACCGATATCAATGGGGACGGCAAGCTCGATTTGGTCGGGTGGTACACGGCGTTTTGTTTCGACCGGACGAATTGTACGCCCGGCGTATACCCTGCCATTCTGCTCGGCCGTGGAGACGGGACTTTTTCGCGGCTAACGGACACCTTCCCAGGCGCAATTGTCGGGGTCAAGGCCGCTGCGGATTTTAATGGTGACAACTTACCCGACCTGGTGGGGATTGACGGGAGTTCCGGTAAGGTCAACATCTTACTGAATGCGAGCCCCACATCGACGAAAGTAGACCTCGCGCTCGGAATGTCGCCGTCTAACAACACCCTCGCCGCGGGAACTAATCAGACTTTCAGGATTTCCGTTCTTAACGAAGGACCGATAGATGCCACGGGCGTGACCGTGACGGACATGCTGCCTGCAGAACTCACGTTCGTCTCGGCGAAAGCCAGCCAGGGCAGTTGCCAGGGAACGAGTTCGATTAGCTGCGACCTTGGCTCGCTGCTCTCGCCGGGCTCCGCAATGGTGACAATCACAGCAACCGTCAATGCACCCGGCACAGGCAATACAATCACGAACCAAGCCAGTGTATCAGCAACCGAATCGGATTCAAACCTGGCAAACAATTCCGCCTCTGCCGTTACAAACATTCTGGACTTCCAGATGTCCGTTTCGGCGACCTCTTTGACAGTGGCCGCAGGCGCCTCCGCATCAGCCACAGTCTCGGTCGTGCCGGTTGGCGGATTCAACCAGGCTGCCACGCTCGCCTGTACGGGCGCGCCCAGCAACGCAACATGTGAAATCTCACCCGCTTCGCTGGCCCTGGACGGGTCGGACATGGCTTCGGCAACTCTGACGGTCAAGACGACGGCACGCTCTTCCGCACTGCCATTTGGCGGGACGAAGCCCTTCGTATTCACAAAACCTCTGCTCATCTTCTGGGCAACGTTTTTGATGCTGTTGTTACTGGTGGCGTGCAATGCAAGAGATCCCTGGCGTCGCAGTGCCGCGCGAGGCTTAATGTTCGCCACAGTGGCCCTGCTGGTTGTGACCTGGGCCGCCTGCGGCGGAGGTAATAACACGGTTGGTTCTGGTGGACCGCCGCCGGAAGTTTCAACGCTGACCATCACCGCCACCGCCGGCAGTTTTACACAGAGAGCGACGGTGACGCTCACCATTAAGTGA